The DNA segment gaaataatgacgctcaaattgaaaatcattaaaCTAAATAATGAGGGTTTCTATCAtcttaatggaggtgtagattccatctcacattccagtgttccaacttgtaaacaaggctgcatggtaTTTCTCTTAATGTGACACTGTGCAGCCAATagcaatgtccgctttaggtataatgtcAGGAGCCGCTtttggatttgacagctctaacgcagtttCATCTCCGACACTGCCAAAAGAACCGCTATGCGGATGTcggctaaagcggatctgattgaatagagctcTAACAGAAATAATAACCACAGGGGTGTGAGCAGCTGTCAGCAGGCATGGGTCAGTAGTCCACAAATGAGACATGGACACAGGCCATTTTCAGCACACTGGGTCCCCAAGTCCCAGGCAAGCATAAACCCACCAACCACAACAGTCCATCCTCCCATGTGAAACACTACAGTAAACAGAGTCATCTGAAAGGTCCCATATGGCTGCTCTGTCATCGATCACACTGGTCAGGTAAACTTGATGAGCAAAGTTAAAGGGTCAGAATCTCTCTTGGTGACAATAGCCTGTAGCATTCCAGTGGGCGTGTGTAAGTACCTGGACCCTTTAAAGAAATTCTCAATGAGTGCACGGTTGATCTTAGTCTTCCCTATAGCAGCATGAAAGTTGTTGCTCAGCACCCCGTAGATGTTGCCCGGGTCGCCCTTGCGGCCAAATAGGAGAAAGAGAGCGTAGCAGTCATTACCGATGGAGGCACAGAAATCCACCATCCTCTCTGCCTTGTTCTTATGAGCAGACTCCATCTTGGCCATCTGCATGGATTCAGTGTACACCTCCGGGGGGATGTCCTCGGctggccctccctccctctcgggCAGGTGCAGGATCTGCACGGCGATCTGGATGCGGGGGTTCTTGGTGGGCCTCTCCAGCACAGCCCACACCCAGTCAGCACCCAGGAGGATGCGCTGCTGCTTGGTCATGGTGGTGCAGTTGAAGGAGTCGGTCATGTGGAGGTGGCTGCTCTGGGTGATGTAGGTCATTAGAAAGATGTCATTGAGGGCTGCCGGGCTAGGCTGGAACTTGTCCTCTGGGTCCAGGAACAGGAGGTACTCCTGGGTCCTAGCTGCAGCTATCCCCACACAGTCGTTGAATAGAGGGACAAAATCGTTGGGGTTTTGGGGGGTTCTCCACAGAGTGGAGAATATACTGGGTATGTCTGGGTCTGGTAgcttgctctctctccttccccacaGGGTTGGGAAGTTAAAGTACATGTTTGGAATGGTCATGGTTGGAGCTGGTGGCTTCTTCTGTAGCCTCTCCCACCAGGTTGAGATTATCTTGGGAATGTCCGGGGCTGGTTGTTTGCTCTCTATCTTCCCCATATCTACAGGACTAGGTTAGAGGGTGGTTTCCCTTATAACCTGAACATGTGATAACAACAGTATAGTTTATTGTTGTAGAAATGATAATTGACATAAAAGTTACAAAAGTATACTTGTGTAATAACAGGGGT comes from the Salvelinus namaycush isolate Seneca chromosome 21, SaNama_1.0, whole genome shotgun sequence genome and includes:
- the rep15 gene encoding rab15 effector protein, with the protein product MGKIESKQPAPDIPKIISTWWERLQKKPPAPTMTIPNMYFNFPTLWGRRESKLPDPDIPSIFSTLWRTPQNPNDFVPLFNDCVGIAAARTQEYLLFLDPEDKFQPSPAALNDIFLMTYITQSSHLHMTDSFNCTTMTKQQRILLGADWVWAVLERPTKNPRIQIAVQILHLPEREGGPAEDIPPEVYTESMQMAKMESAHKNKAERMVDFCASIGNDCYALFLLFGRKGDPGNIYGVLSNNFHAAIGKTKINRALIENFFKGSRYLHTPTGMLQAIVTKRDSDPLTLLIKFT